In the genome of Actinomadura graeca, one region contains:
- the uvrB gene encoding excinuclease ABC subunit UvrB, which yields MRPVTDLRRRVAPFEVVTEMTPSGDQPQAIAGLAERIGGGAKDAVLLGATGTGKTATIAWLVEKLQRPVLVMQPNKTLAAQFANELREMMPGNAVEYFVSYYDYYQPEAYIPQTDTYIEKDSSINDEVDRLRHSATNSLLTRRDTVVVASVSCIYGLGTPQEYVDRMVRLRVGQEIERDDLLRQLVGMQYTRNDLAFTRGTFRVRGDTIEIIPQYEELAVRIEMFGDEIEKLATLHPLTGEVITEDEELYVFPASHYVAGPERMERAIGAIEAELEDTLAVMERQGKMLEAQRLRMRTAYDIEMMRQVGTCSGIENYSRHIDGRGPGTAPNTLLDYFPEDFLLVIDESHQTVPQIGAMYEGDASRKRMLVEHGFRLPSAMDNRPLKWEEFLDRIGQTVYLSATPGTYEMNRVKGDVVEQVIRPTGLIDPEIVVKPTKGQIDDLIHEIRLRTERDERVLVTTLTKKMAEDLTDYLLELGIQVRYLHSEVDTLRRIELLRELRAGEFDVLVGINLLREGLDLPEVSLVAILDADKEGFLRSETSLIQTIGRAARNVSGQVHMYADTVTPSMERAIDETNRRRAKQQAYNEEHGIQPQALRKRIADILDSLAREDADTETLIGGAGRQRSRGKAPVPGLASRTKEVGRHAADLVGERPREELEGLIGQMTDQMHQAATDLQFELAARLRDEIKELKRELRDMKEAGVS from the coding sequence ATGCGGCCAGTCACCGATCTTCGGCGCCGGGTGGCGCCGTTCGAGGTCGTCACCGAGATGACGCCGTCCGGCGACCAGCCCCAGGCCATCGCCGGGCTCGCCGAGCGCATCGGCGGCGGCGCCAAGGACGCCGTCCTGCTCGGCGCCACCGGCACCGGCAAGACCGCCACCATCGCGTGGCTGGTCGAGAAGCTCCAGCGGCCCGTCCTGGTCATGCAGCCGAACAAGACCCTCGCCGCCCAGTTCGCCAACGAGCTGCGCGAGATGATGCCCGGCAACGCCGTCGAGTACTTCGTCTCCTACTACGACTACTACCAGCCCGAGGCGTACATCCCGCAGACCGACACCTACATCGAGAAGGACTCCTCGATCAACGACGAGGTCGACCGGCTCCGCCACTCGGCGACCAACTCGCTGCTCACCCGCCGCGACACCGTCGTCGTCGCGTCGGTGTCCTGCATCTACGGCCTCGGCACCCCGCAGGAGTACGTCGACCGCATGGTCCGGCTGCGCGTCGGGCAGGAGATCGAGCGCGACGACCTCCTCCGCCAGCTCGTCGGCATGCAGTACACGCGCAACGACCTGGCCTTCACCCGGGGCACCTTCCGCGTCCGCGGCGACACGATCGAGATCATCCCGCAGTACGAGGAGCTCGCCGTCCGCATCGAGATGTTCGGCGACGAGATCGAGAAGCTCGCGACCCTGCACCCGCTGACCGGCGAGGTCATCACCGAGGACGAGGAGCTGTACGTCTTCCCCGCCTCCCACTACGTCGCCGGGCCCGAGCGCATGGAGCGGGCCATCGGCGCCATCGAGGCCGAGCTGGAGGACACCCTCGCCGTCATGGAGCGGCAGGGCAAGATGCTGGAGGCGCAGCGGCTGCGGATGCGCACCGCCTACGATATCGAGATGATGCGGCAGGTCGGCACCTGCTCCGGCATCGAGAACTACTCCCGCCACATCGACGGCCGCGGCCCCGGTACGGCGCCCAACACCCTCCTGGACTACTTCCCCGAGGACTTCCTCCTGGTGATCGACGAGTCGCACCAGACCGTCCCGCAGATCGGTGCGATGTACGAGGGGGACGCCTCCCGCAAGCGGATGCTGGTCGAGCACGGGTTCCGGCTCCCGTCCGCGATGGACAACCGCCCGCTGAAGTGGGAGGAGTTCCTCGACCGCATCGGCCAGACCGTCTACCTGTCGGCGACGCCCGGCACCTACGAGATGAACCGGGTCAAGGGCGACGTCGTCGAGCAGGTCATCCGTCCCACCGGCCTCATCGACCCGGAGATCGTCGTCAAGCCCACCAAGGGCCAGATCGACGACCTCATCCACGAGATCCGGCTGCGCACCGAACGCGACGAGCGCGTCCTCGTCACCACCCTGACCAAGAAGATGGCCGAGGACCTCACCGACTACCTCCTCGAACTCGGCATCCAGGTCCGCTACCTGCACAGCGAGGTCGACACGCTCCGCCGCATCGAGCTGCTCCGCGAGCTGCGCGCCGGCGAGTTCGACGTGCTGGTCGGCATCAACCTGCTGCGCGAGGGCCTCGACCTGCCCGAGGTCTCCCTCGTCGCGATCCTGGACGCCGACAAGGAGGGCTTCCTGCGCTCCGAGACCTCCCTCATCCAGACGATCGGCCGCGCGGCCCGCAACGTCTCCGGCCAGGTCCACATGTACGCCGACACGGTCACGCCGTCCATGGAACGCGCGATCGACGAGACCAACCGCCGCCGCGCCAAGCAGCAGGCCTACAACGAGGAGCACGGCATCCAGCCGCAGGCCCTGCGCAAGCGGATCGCCGACATCCTCGACTCCCTCGCCCGCGAGGACGCCGACACCGAGACCCTCATCGGCGGCGCCGGCCGCCAGCGCAGCCGCGGCAAGGCCCCCGTCCCCGGCCTCGCCTCCCGCACCAAGGAGGTCGGCCGGCACGCCGCCGACCTCGTCGGCGAGCGGCCCCGCGAGGAACTGGAGGGCCTCATCGGGCAGATGACCGACCAGATGCACCAGGCCGCCACCGACCTGCAGTTCGAGCTGGCCGCCCGCCTCCGCGACGAGATCAAGGAGCTCAAGCGCGAACTCCGCGACATGAAGGAGGCCGGCGTCAGCTGA
- a CDS encoding dihydrofolate reductase family protein: MRALVYYVGISLDGYIAGPGGEIDFYPVSDQMMRWITESYPETLPTHIRSKLGLEDAPNRRFDTLVMGLGTYRPALDIGVTSPYAHVRQYVASTTLPEIADPAVTLVRDPLGLVRSLKAADGDGDIWLAGGGRLAASLLPEIDELIIKTYPVVAGAGVPVFAGGFGPAPFTPTAREEFDNGTQVTWLARTG, translated from the coding sequence ATGCGCGCGCTCGTCTATTACGTCGGGATCAGTCTTGACGGTTACATCGCCGGTCCCGGCGGGGAGATCGACTTCTATCCCGTCAGCGACCAGATGATGCGCTGGATCACCGAGAGCTACCCGGAGACCCTCCCCACGCACATCCGCTCCAAGCTCGGCCTTGAGGACGCGCCGAACCGGCGGTTCGACACCCTCGTCATGGGCCTCGGCACCTACCGGCCCGCCCTTGACATCGGCGTGACCAGCCCGTACGCGCACGTCCGCCAGTACGTCGCGTCCACGACGCTGCCGGAGATCGCCGATCCCGCCGTGACGCTCGTCCGCGACCCCCTCGGCCTGGTCCGCTCCCTCAAGGCCGCGGACGGTGACGGCGACATCTGGCTCGCCGGTGGCGGCCGGCTCGCCGCGTCCCTGCTGCCCGAGATCGACGAGCTGATCATCAAGACCTACCCGGTGGTCGCCGGCGCCGGCGTCCCCGTCTTCGCGGGCGGGTTCGGGCCGGCCCCGTTCACCCCCACGGCCCGCGAGGAGTTCGACAACGGCACCCAGGTCACCTGGCTCGCCCGCACCGGCTGA
- a CDS encoding GNAT family N-acetyltransferase, with translation MEHEVRLAGPADFADLPAIEDSADPMFAPLGIVFPPGPTVVEQLTGTDAEILVAGDPPVGFAAVGRVDGAAHLEQISVRGDLVGRGIGVRLLKAVLDRAAAAGSPGVSLLTFRDVPWNGPWYARHGFAELPEERWGPGLRAHWDAEIEAGLHDLGPRVVMWAPSA, from the coding sequence ATGGAGCACGAGGTGCGCCTGGCGGGCCCTGCGGATTTCGCGGACCTGCCGGCGATCGAGGATTCGGCGGACCCGATGTTCGCCCCGCTCGGGATCGTCTTCCCGCCGGGGCCGACCGTCGTCGAGCAGCTGACCGGCACGGACGCGGAGATCCTCGTGGCCGGGGACCCGCCGGTGGGGTTCGCCGCCGTCGGGCGGGTGGACGGCGCCGCGCACCTGGAGCAGATCTCGGTGCGGGGCGATCTGGTGGGCCGGGGGATCGGCGTCCGGCTGCTGAAAGCCGTCCTGGACCGCGCGGCGGCCGCCGGGTCGCCGGGCGTCAGCCTGCTGACGTTCCGGGACGTCCCCTGGAACGGGCCCTGGTACGCCCGGCACGGATTCGCCGAGCTCCCCGAGGAGCGCTGGGGGCCGGGTCTGCGTGCCCACTGGGACGCCGAGATCGAGGCGGGCCTGCACGACCTCGGCCCGCGCGTCGTGATGTGGGCGCCGTCCGCCTGA
- the ehuA gene encoding ectoine/hydroxyectoine ABC transporter ATP-binding protein EhuA produces the protein MPPTDTPPEKGAVLPHGDAPGIRFEKVVKRFGGNVVLRGLDFTVAPGERVTLIGPSGSGKTTILRLLMTLERPDEGLIWVGDDTLWHMDRGDKRVPANQKHLHEMRKRIGMVFQQFNLFPNMNVLRNLTEGPVRVLGVPKDEAVERARGLLDMVGLSDKIDAHPSQLSGGQQQRVAIARALAMEPRVLLLDEVTSALDPELVVGVQDLLRDIARQSDLTLLCVTHEMTFAKDISDRVLMFDEGQIVEEGPPEQIFGEPSEQRTRDFLQAVLAS, from the coding sequence ATGCCACCAACTGACACCCCACCAGAGAAGGGCGCGGTCCTGCCGCACGGCGACGCCCCGGGGATCCGCTTCGAGAAGGTCGTCAAGCGGTTCGGCGGCAACGTCGTGCTCCGCGGCCTCGACTTCACCGTCGCGCCGGGCGAGCGGGTCACGCTCATCGGGCCGAGCGGGTCGGGCAAGACCACGATCCTGCGGCTGCTGATGACGCTGGAGAGACCCGACGAGGGCCTCATCTGGGTCGGCGACGACACGCTGTGGCACATGGACCGCGGCGACAAACGCGTCCCGGCGAACCAGAAGCACCTGCACGAGATGCGCAAGCGGATCGGCATGGTGTTCCAGCAGTTCAACCTGTTCCCCAACATGAACGTGCTGCGCAACCTCACCGAGGGGCCGGTGCGTGTGCTCGGGGTGCCCAAGGACGAGGCGGTCGAGCGCGCGCGGGGCCTGCTCGACATGGTCGGCCTCTCCGACAAGATCGACGCGCATCCGTCGCAGCTGTCGGGAGGGCAGCAGCAGCGCGTGGCGATCGCGCGGGCGCTGGCGATGGAGCCCAGGGTGCTGCTGCTGGACGAGGTGACGTCCGCGCTCGACCCCGAGCTCGTCGTCGGCGTCCAGGACCTGCTGCGCGACATCGCCCGGCAGAGCGACCTGACGCTGCTGTGCGTCACCCATGAGATGACCTTCGCCAAGGACATCTCCGACCGGGTCCTGATGTTCGACGAGGGGCAGATCGTCGAGGAGGGCCCCCCGGAGCAGATCTTCGGTGAGCCGTCCGAGCAGCGCACCCGGGACTTCCTCCAGGCCGTGCTCGCCTCCTAG
- a CDS encoding TetR/AcrR family transcriptional regulator, which yields MRKNAERRAALVDAAIEVLAREGARGLTFRAVDAEAGVPIGTASNYFARRDDLFTQAGGRIYERLQPDAATLGGMAEGPRDVAQVTALLRDAVGRISAYRTGYLALLELRLEATRRPELRAVLTERVREDVEENVARHLASGMPGDATSVRLLYLALNWLIVEHLTLPGVFAEEDVRRLVGEAVERALPREETRPR from the coding sequence GTGCGCAAGAACGCCGAGCGCAGGGCGGCCCTGGTGGACGCCGCGATCGAGGTGCTGGCCAGGGAGGGTGCCCGCGGGCTGACGTTCCGCGCGGTCGACGCGGAGGCCGGGGTGCCCATCGGCACGGCCTCCAACTACTTCGCCCGACGGGACGACCTGTTCACGCAGGCGGGCGGGCGGATCTACGAGCGGCTCCAGCCGGACGCGGCGACGCTCGGCGGGATGGCGGAGGGGCCCCGCGACGTCGCCCAGGTCACCGCGCTGCTCCGCGACGCGGTCGGGAGGATCTCGGCGTACCGGACGGGCTACCTCGCGCTGCTGGAGCTGCGGCTGGAGGCGACCCGGCGTCCGGAGCTCCGCGCCGTCCTGACCGAGCGGGTGCGGGAGGACGTGGAGGAGAACGTCGCGCGGCACCTGGCGTCGGGGATGCCCGGTGACGCCACCTCGGTCCGGCTCCTGTACCTCGCGCTGAACTGGCTGATCGTCGAGCACCTCACCCTGCCGGGGGTGTTCGCCGAGGAGGACGTGCGGCGGCTCGTCGGCGAGGCCGTGGAGCGGGCGCTCCCCCGCGAGGAGACCCGGCCCCGCTAG
- the ehuC gene encoding ectoine/hydroxyectoine ABC transporter permease subunit EhuC: protein MSEVLDGYEQWLKGAWLTLQLTVYGSGVALVLALVFGLAGTSRHGGVRALNRIYVEFFRGTATLVLLYWFFYALPLVGIKLTSTMVAAVLALGLNVGAYGAEVVRGSIKAVPRAQYEATVALNFTPFQRLRRVLLPQGFALMLPPFGNLLIELMKGTAIVSLVGLVDLTKVSRNLQGSTGETVAAFTVVLVLYFVVAQVLQQFVRLAERRVDRMLGRRPSREPSLGTISAGAPGAGVSS from the coding sequence GTGTCAGAGGTCCTCGACGGCTACGAGCAGTGGCTGAAGGGCGCGTGGCTCACCCTTCAGCTCACCGTCTACGGCAGCGGCGTGGCGCTGGTGCTCGCGCTGGTCTTCGGGCTGGCGGGCACCTCGCGGCACGGCGGGGTCCGCGCGCTGAACCGGATCTACGTGGAGTTCTTCCGCGGAACCGCGACGCTCGTCCTGCTGTACTGGTTCTTCTACGCGCTGCCCCTGGTCGGCATCAAGCTCACCTCGACGATGGTCGCGGCGGTGCTCGCGCTCGGCCTGAACGTCGGCGCCTACGGCGCGGAGGTGGTCCGCGGCTCGATCAAGGCGGTGCCGCGGGCGCAGTACGAGGCGACGGTCGCGCTGAACTTCACGCCCTTCCAGCGGCTGCGGCGGGTGCTGCTCCCGCAGGGGTTCGCGCTGATGCTGCCGCCGTTCGGCAACCTGCTCATCGAGCTGATGAAGGGGACGGCGATCGTCTCGCTGGTCGGCCTCGTCGACCTGACCAAGGTGTCCAGGAATCTGCAGGGCAGCACGGGCGAGACCGTCGCCGCGTTCACCGTGGTCCTCGTCCTGTACTTCGTCGTCGCGCAGGTGCTGCAGCAGTTCGTCCGCCTCGCCGAGCGCCGCGTCGACCGGATGCTCGGGCGGCGCCCCTCCCGTGAGCCCTCGCTGGGAACGATCTCGGCGGGCGCGCCCGGAGCGGGGGTGTCCAGCTGA
- a CDS encoding phosphotransferase, whose translation MIYAETPLTGPMREAVRRSWGHPAGGPAERLFGGEESAAYRLGDVVVRVSPAWRGEAETEWCHAVAAHAAARMPEAVAPLRARDGATVVRVDGRPLSLWPHVEGEWPDEDDPGMRTLAAGVLARLHRALASYRPPPRPAASFAATGMDGKPPEDVPGLADPALDRWLAAFHGRGTARQVVHGDYYSANTLARGGRLVAVLDWDECFVAAPEYEVAAAALEWTDAPAGTQEQRRRFVADYHRAGGTAGPMDDETVAQLIRHRLRREAAYFELARRRGVQHDEDDLAYHEERNAAFFKLRP comes from the coding sequence ATGATCTACGCCGAGACCCCGCTGACCGGCCCGATGCGGGAGGCGGTCCGGCGGTCGTGGGGCCACCCGGCGGGCGGCCCCGCCGAGCGCCTGTTCGGCGGCGAGGAGTCGGCCGCCTACCGCCTCGGCGACGTGGTGGTGCGCGTCAGCCCCGCCTGGCGGGGCGAGGCCGAGACCGAGTGGTGCCACGCGGTCGCCGCGCACGCGGCGGCGCGGATGCCCGAGGCCGTGGCGCCGCTGCGCGCCCGGGACGGCGCCACGGTCGTCCGGGTGGACGGCCGCCCCCTGTCGCTGTGGCCGCACGTCGAGGGCGAGTGGCCCGACGAGGACGATCCCGGCATGCGGACGCTGGCCGCCGGAGTCCTCGCCCGGCTGCACCGCGCGCTGGCGTCGTACCGCCCCCCGCCGCGCCCGGCGGCGTCCTTCGCGGCGACCGGCATGGACGGCAAGCCGCCCGAGGACGTGCCGGGGCTCGCCGACCCCGCCCTCGACCGGTGGCTGGCGGCCTTCCACGGCCGGGGGACCGCGCGGCAGGTCGTCCACGGCGACTACTACTCCGCCAACACCCTCGCCCGCGGCGGCCGCCTCGTCGCCGTCCTGGACTGGGACGAGTGCTTCGTCGCGGCCCCCGAATACGAGGTCGCCGCGGCGGCCCTGGAATGGACGGACGCGCCCGCCGGGACGCAGGAGCAGCGGCGCCGCTTCGTCGCCGACTACCACCGGGCGGGCGGCACCGCGGGCCCCATGGACGACGAGACCGTGGCCCAGCTCATCCGGCACCGGCTGCGCCGGGAGGCCGCCTACTTCGAGCTCGCCAGGCGGCGCGGCGTCCAGCACGACGAGGACGATCTCGCCTACCACGAGGAGCGCAACGCGGCCTTCTTCAAGCTGAGGCCGTGA
- a CDS encoding SGNH/GDSL hydrolase family protein has product MTSPGSWVRWVRGRLGERGLAVAAMAGLLALGGVPLVALPAVRCEVFGGGCREPRPEEVRADPVSAPGKGLTPVEAATWGSYVALGDSYSAGVGAEASIADQNPLERCHRTSKAYYHEVSKAFAFPKGSAFWACSGATTADVRDGRHGEPSQLGRIGADTSLVTMSVGGNDIGFSKVVAGCVVKLPWSGSCTRQGGDIAGKMSDLRRNLPALIAEVHARAPRARIVLMGYPKAFSEVKGTSGDNISVTEQQWLNARAYDLGQLVRQAAAEADARIAARRGQGSVEFVDAYSAFAGHEVGSSDPYMNGLTLNLSAFQAEARSYHPTVNGQHALAGLFIEQIKKGPGRRLS; this is encoded by the coding sequence ATGACGAGCCCGGGGTCGTGGGTGCGATGGGTGCGGGGCCGTCTCGGCGAGCGGGGTCTCGCCGTCGCGGCGATGGCGGGGCTGCTGGCGCTCGGGGGCGTGCCCCTGGTGGCGCTGCCCGCCGTCCGGTGCGAGGTGTTCGGCGGCGGCTGCCGTGAACCCCGGCCTGAGGAGGTGCGCGCCGATCCGGTGTCGGCGCCCGGGAAGGGCCTCACCCCCGTCGAGGCCGCGACGTGGGGGTCCTACGTCGCGCTCGGCGACTCCTACTCCGCCGGTGTCGGCGCCGAAGCGTCCATCGCCGACCAGAACCCCCTTGAGCGCTGCCACCGGACGTCCAAGGCGTACTACCACGAGGTCTCCAAGGCGTTCGCCTTCCCGAAGGGCTCCGCGTTCTGGGCGTGCTCCGGGGCCACCACCGCGGACGTGCGGGACGGCCGGCACGGCGAGCCCTCGCAGCTCGGGCGGATCGGCGCCGACACGAGCCTCGTCACGATGAGCGTCGGGGGCAACGACATCGGCTTCTCCAAGGTCGTCGCCGGGTGCGTGGTGAAGCTCCCGTGGAGCGGTAGCTGCACCCGGCAGGGCGGTGACATCGCCGGGAAAATGTCGGATCTGCGCCGCAACCTGCCCGCGCTGATCGCCGAGGTGCACGCCCGCGCGCCGCGCGCCCGGATCGTGCTGATGGGCTACCCGAAGGCGTTCTCCGAGGTCAAGGGCACGAGCGGCGACAACATCAGCGTGACCGAGCAGCAGTGGCTGAACGCGCGCGCCTACGACCTGGGCCAGCTCGTCCGGCAGGCCGCCGCCGAGGCGGACGCGCGGATCGCCGCCCGGCGCGGGCAGGGCAGCGTCGAGTTCGTCGACGCCTACAGCGCCTTCGCCGGACACGAGGTGGGCAGCTCCGACCCGTACATGAACGGCCTGACGCTGAACCTGTCGGCATTCCAGGCCGAGGCGCGCAGCTACCACCCGACCGTGAACGGCCAGCACGCCCTCGCCGGCCTGTTCATCGAGCAGATCAAGAAGGGCCCCGGCCGCCGGCTCTCCTAG
- a CDS encoding sensor histidine kinase: protein MQLRGWWSAAWPARRSRALDITLAVSLATVDGIALWFADQKFWLPPPVVSACSVIMGLALVFRRRHPVRLTVFAMAFATVTGAGMFTGLVILYSLAAYAPSRRTAWGLAAIGFAVALAFPGPTASDQPLLAQVVFGVAFTAVPVLLGLYMGARKQLLASLQERAARLEREQHLLAERARGEERTRIAREMHDVVANRISVMVVHAGALRAIAVRDPARAAETAGVIGDMGRQALEELRHVIGVLRQGEEALPQEAVTLAHVRELVGQSGAAGLRVDLAIRGEERPMPTAVGRTVYRLVQEALTNVHKHAGAADTRIDLGLLPEAVEVEIANCAPTAPPDHGLPSGGNGLVGLRERVTALGGSFEAGPGADGGYAVRARLPLPAS, encoded by the coding sequence ATGCAGCTGCGGGGCTGGTGGTCGGCGGCGTGGCCGGCGCGGCGTTCACGCGCGCTCGACATCACCCTCGCGGTGTCGCTGGCGACCGTGGACGGCATCGCCCTGTGGTTCGCCGACCAAAAGTTCTGGCTTCCGCCGCCCGTCGTGTCGGCGTGCAGCGTGATCATGGGCCTGGCGCTGGTCTTCCGCCGCCGCCACCCGGTCCGGCTCACCGTCTTCGCGATGGCCTTCGCGACCGTCACGGGCGCGGGCATGTTCACCGGGCTCGTCATCCTCTACTCGCTGGCCGCCTACGCCCCGTCCCGGCGCACCGCGTGGGGGCTGGCGGCGATCGGGTTCGCGGTCGCCCTCGCGTTCCCGGGGCCCACCGCGAGCGACCAGCCGCTCCTGGCCCAGGTCGTCTTCGGCGTCGCCTTCACCGCCGTCCCCGTCCTCCTGGGCCTCTATATGGGGGCGCGCAAGCAACTGCTCGCTTCCCTCCAGGAGAGGGCGGCGCGGCTGGAGCGCGAACAGCACCTCCTCGCGGAGCGCGCGCGGGGCGAGGAACGTACCCGCATCGCCCGCGAGATGCACGACGTGGTCGCCAACCGCATCAGCGTCATGGTCGTCCACGCGGGCGCGCTCCGGGCCATCGCCGTCCGCGACCCCGCCCGCGCCGCCGAGACCGCGGGGGTGATCGGCGACATGGGCCGCCAGGCGCTGGAGGAGCTCCGCCACGTCATCGGCGTGCTGCGGCAGGGCGAGGAGGCACTGCCGCAGGAGGCGGTGACCCTCGCCCACGTCCGCGAGCTCGTCGGCCAGTCCGGCGCCGCCGGGCTCCGCGTCGACCTGGCGATCCGCGGCGAGGAGCGTCCCATGCCCACCGCCGTCGGGCGGACGGTCTACCGGCTCGTCCAGGAGGCCCTCACCAACGTGCACAAGCACGCGGGCGCCGCCGACACCCGGATCGACCTCGGGCTCCTCCCCGAGGCCGTCGAGGTCGAGATCGCCAACTGCGCCCCCACCGCCCCGCCCGACCACGGCCTGCCGAGCGGCGGCAACGGCCTGGTGGGCCTGCGCGAGCGGGTCACCGCCCTCGGCGGCAGCTTCGAGGCCGGGCCGGGCGCCGACGGCGGCTACGCGGTCCGCGCGCGGCTCCCGCTTCCCGCCTCCTGA
- a CDS encoding GNAT family N-acetyltransferase, translating into MGWTLTDDAEEFAAGAETFLREDPIGNTVLLTVLGSLRTSGRDGPAVKFGWWSEGAGTGGAFVLTGTRPLLLSALAVRAARELAEELRSRGVSLTAVNAGEPTAEGFADAWARRTGATATVRRRMSLYRLDRLRHPDPMPRGAARVAYGPDRGLLIDWYAAFTADTGEPGGPASAAIDDKLGYGGLLLWEVDGTSVAMAGRTRAAAGVARVAPVYTPARWRRRGYGAAVTAAVTASALRDGANDVVLFADAANTTSNGVYRRLGYRAARTWSIVAFT; encoded by the coding sequence ATGGGCTGGACGCTGACGGACGACGCCGAGGAGTTCGCCGCGGGCGCGGAGACGTTCCTGCGTGAGGACCCCATTGGCAACACGGTGCTGCTCACCGTGCTCGGGAGCCTTCGCACCAGCGGCCGGGACGGCCCTGCGGTGAAGTTCGGCTGGTGGTCGGAGGGGGCGGGCACCGGCGGGGCGTTCGTGCTCACCGGGACACGTCCCTTGCTGCTCAGCGCGCTGGCGGTTCGGGCCGCCCGCGAACTGGCTGAGGAGCTGCGCTCGCGCGGCGTGTCCTTGACGGCGGTCAACGCGGGCGAGCCGACCGCGGAGGGCTTCGCGGACGCGTGGGCGCGGCGCACGGGCGCCACGGCCACGGTGCGTAGACGGATGTCCCTGTACCGGCTGGACCGCCTCCGGCACCCGGACCCGATGCCCCGGGGCGCCGCGCGCGTCGCGTACGGCCCCGACCGCGGACTGCTGATCGACTGGTACGCGGCCTTCACCGCGGACACGGGCGAGCCCGGCGGCCCGGCCTCGGCGGCGATCGACGACAAGCTCGGATACGGCGGACTCCTCCTGTGGGAGGTGGACGGGACCTCCGTGGCCATGGCCGGGCGGACGCGGGCGGCGGCGGGCGTGGCACGGGTCGCGCCGGTCTACACGCCCGCGCGGTGGCGCCGCCGGGGGTACGGCGCCGCCGTGACCGCCGCCGTCACGGCCTCGGCCCTGCGGGACGGCGCGAACGACGTGGTCCTGTTCGCCGACGCCGCGAACACGACGAGCAACGGCGTATACCGCCGGCTCGGCTACCGCGCCGCCCGCACGTGGTCCATCGTCGCGTTCACCTGA
- the ehuD gene encoding ectoine/hydroxyectoine ABC transporter permease subunit EhuD, which translates to MEWDWHYTGDIIPDLLRGLRYTVVATLLGYVIAVLLGLVWTLLRRTPNVLVRQAVRWVTEFIRCTPLIPQLFFVYYVMPVWGVTLSSLTAGVITLGVHYSTYTAEVYRAGISDVPRGQWEAATALNLPRSRVWLDVVLPQAVRKVIPTLGNYLIAMFKDSPLLLAIGVTELLSTAQSIGSRTFEYLEPMTMVGVLFIVVSVISSILVRRLERRYATN; encoded by the coding sequence ATGGAATGGGACTGGCATTACACCGGCGACATCATCCCCGACCTGCTGAGGGGCCTGCGCTACACCGTCGTCGCGACGCTGCTCGGCTACGTGATCGCCGTGCTGCTCGGCCTGGTGTGGACGCTGCTGCGCCGCACGCCCAACGTCCTCGTCCGGCAGGCGGTGCGGTGGGTCACCGAGTTCATCCGCTGCACCCCGCTGATCCCGCAGCTGTTCTTCGTCTACTACGTCATGCCCGTGTGGGGGGTGACGCTCTCGTCGCTGACCGCCGGGGTGATCACCCTGGGGGTGCACTACTCGACCTACACGGCCGAGGTGTACCGGGCGGGCATCTCCGACGTCCCGCGCGGGCAGTGGGAGGCGGCGACCGCGCTGAACCTGCCGAGGTCGCGGGTGTGGCTGGACGTCGTGCTGCCGCAGGCGGTCCGCAAGGTGATCCCGACGCTCGGCAACTACCTGATCGCGATGTTCAAGGACTCGCCGCTGCTGCTGGCGATCGGCGTCACCGAGCTGCTCAGCACCGCGCAGTCCATCGGGTCCAGGACCTTCGAGTACCTGGAGCCGATGACCATGGTGGGCGTCCTGTTCATCGTGGTCAGCGTCATTTCCTCGATCCTCGTCCGCCGCCTGGAGAGGCGTTATGCCACCAACTGA